The following is a genomic window from Jannaschia sp. S6380.
GATCGGTGCAATCCTTCGAGGTGACGCCGGACCGCTTCGACTGACTCGGGTCGCTCGATCAGGACGGCGAGGTGCAGTCCGCGCTCGGTCGTGTTCAGTGTCAGCCGCAGGCGCCCGAGCTCGGCCGGCGCCAGTTCCAACTCCGTGCTCAGGTCGCCGTCGCCTGCGCGCAGCTCCACGCCGTCACCGTTGACGCCGCGGAGAAGCTGGCCGATCCGCTGGGGAACGTCCTGCCGAAGCTCCGCCAGCAGAACGGGTCGGGCGCCGTCCTGGCTATCCATGCGGGTCGCGCCGGAGACTGCCCCGACGGACCAATCGCGCGGGATGGCATCCGGGTCGGCGGGTCGGTTCGCCGCCAGTTCCGTCAAGAGCGCGGTCAAGTCGGGCGACAGGGTCGGGCGGGCGGATTTTGCCAAGACGGCTGCGTCTTGCGGAAGGGCGAAATCGGTTGCGGCCCGGGCCGAGCCGGCCTGCGTCGCGTTGGACGGATCCGGGCCGTCGGCGGCTGAAGGCGAGGTGCGGGGGTCTTCGGCGCGCGCCATGACGGGTTTGGCGACCGTGCCGGCATGTCCGACCGCCGGACCGACACGTGATGCGGAAACATGAGCAGGATCGGCTGCATGTATCGCCGCCGTGCCCGACCCGGACGGCAGCGTTTGTCTGGCGTCCGGCCCGATGTTCCGATCGATCGTTCCCGGCCGGTCCGCCCCGGCCGCCCCCGACCGACCCGCAAGCAGTCCGTCGATGCCATCCTTGGCGGCATGGATGCCGAACGGGAGGGCCGGAACCGGTGGCACGGCATCCGCGGCGTCCCGATGTCCGCCATCGGGCACGAGCCGATCCAGGATTGCGGAATCGTCCATCTCGGGTTGGTCGGGATCGGCATCGGTCCCTTCCGGTTCGGCTTCGCCCGGTTCGGCATCTTCGGTCGGGGCGGTATCCGCCCTTGGCCCGCCAGCCATGGCCTCGCCAATCGCGAACATGGCGCGAAACTCCGAAGCGGCGGTTTCGCCTGCAGACGTATCAGGGGTCTCCCGCGTCCGCGCGTCGCCGCGGGATGGGGCGGGTTTCGGGCCCGTGGGAACGAGCATGGCGGCAATCTCGGGCATGGGTCCTCCGACGAGGGGAATCGGTTCACCGACACAGGGCTAAGGCGCCCGCGTTACGAATTCCTTTACTCGCAGGTGATCCATTGACGCCGACGCATCGCGGAAAAGGAGAGACGGATGATTCCGACGTCGGCTTCCATCAATGTGGCGGCGCCGAATGCCACGGCCACCCTGTCGCCCTCCCGACAGGACGCCCTGCGCGCGCAGGCCACCGAACTCGAGGCATTTCTCTTCGCGGAGATGTTGCGCGTCTCGGGGACCGGGTCGCCGTCGCCCTCAGGGGGCGGCGAGACGCAGTTCGACAGCTTCCTGCGGCAGTCGCAGGCCGAAGCGGTCGCCGCCAGCGGCCGGACGGGCCTTGCGGAGGCGATCTACCGGTCGCTGGTACGCGCCGTTTGAGGCAGGCTCAGCTGCAGCGCGGCAGCTGCTGGCGGTACATTTCGGCGCGCCCCTCGATCTCGCCCGCGATACGGACGAGCCATGGCTTGCCGTTATAAGTGCCGCGTCGATACCCGGTCCGGCCGTCGTGATAGGCCAGGTACTGGTTGCGCGCGTCGGCCAGCGAAATGCCCAGTTCGCGCTGCGTCTGCACCATATACCAGCCCATGAAGTCCGTGGCGTCGCGGATGTCGTCGCGACGCGACCGTCGGCCACCCTCCTGAAGTTGATATTCCTTCCAGGTCGCATCGAGCGCCTGCGAATAGCCGAACGCGCTGCTCTGACGGCCGACCGGAATCACGCCCAGGGAATAGCGCAGCGGTGTTCGCGCATCCGATATGAACTTCGATTCCTGATAGATGGTCGCCATCTGGACGTGGACGGGCACGCCCCATTTTCGTTCGGCCGCCCTGAAGGCCCGCAGATATCCGGGCCGTTGCGCCAGGATGGAACAGGCGTCGTCCAGGTTCCGCGGGGCACGCCCCTCACTGCCACCCCCGCCGCACGCGGCCAGAAGAAGCAGACAGCCGATCTGCACAAGTCGTTTCATGATTTCACTGCCCGGTCTTATTGATCTTACCGATTTTCTGGAAGTCTAGCGCATCCGGGGGCGGTCTGCCAATCGTCTCA
Proteins encoded in this region:
- a CDS encoding flagellar hook-length control protein FliK; its protein translation is MFAIGEAMAGGPRADTAPTEDAEPGEAEPEGTDADPDQPEMDDSAILDRLVPDGGHRDAADAVPPVPALPFGIHAAKDGIDGLLAGRSGAAGADRPGTIDRNIGPDARQTLPSGSGTAAIHAADPAHVSASRVGPAVGHAGTVAKPVMARAEDPRTSPSAADGPDPSNATQAGSARAATDFALPQDAAVLAKSARPTLSPDLTALLTELAANRPADPDAIPRDWSVGAVSGATRMDSQDGARPVLLAELRQDVPQRIGQLLRGVNGDGVELRAGDGDLSTELELAPAELGRLRLTLNTTERGLHLAVLIERPESVEAVRRHLEGLHRSLLADGVTLGSIDIGTGQRRGGEDRPARAEHHQADAADIVEPEHPDIAARRPTPVPGGRLDLRF
- a CDS encoding rod-binding protein — protein: MIPTSASINVAAPNATATLSPSRQDALRAQATELEAFLFAEMLRVSGTGSPSPSGGGETQFDSFLRQSQAEAVAASGRTGLAEAIYRSLVRAV
- a CDS encoding lytic transglycosylase; this encodes MKRLVQIGCLLLLAACGGGGSEGRAPRNLDDACSILAQRPGYLRAFRAAERKWGVPVHVQMATIYQESKFISDARTPLRYSLGVIPVGRQSSAFGYSQALDATWKEYQLQEGGRRSRRDDIRDATDFMGWYMVQTQRELGISLADARNQYLAYHDGRTGYRRGTYNGKPWLVRIAGEIEGRAEMYRQQLPRCS